The Anaerolineae bacterium genome includes a window with the following:
- a CDS encoding amino acid ABC transporter permease, which yields MGWLHKNLFSTWYNGILTLVTAYIVYLLGKSILVWAFTQAEWQVVLVNMRLFMVGQYPVEQIWRIWLAVHLVAVTLGLFWGAMLGRRYLHAGVVVAALPLLLALAPKMAPSVRLNVALFSVLGVAAWALGYTQRERHWVRWLTRSLLLGYFPVLILLIRGLGPEGFLRYVPTNLWGGLLLTFLLTIVGITLSFPLGILLALGRRSTLKVVHLFSVLYIEIIRGVPLVTVLFMAQVMLPLFLPPGMTIDRVLRAMAGIVLFSAAYMAENVRGGLQAIPRGQYEAAWAIGLNGFQTMTLIILPQALRNVIPVIVGQFIALFKDTSLVAIVGLLDLLGIASTVLAQPEFIGKQREVYTFIALIYWVFSYAMSYASRRLEEALGVGQR from the coding sequence CTGGGATGGCTGCACAAGAATTTGTTCAGCACCTGGTACAACGGCATTCTGACCCTGGTCACAGCGTACATTGTGTACCTTCTGGGAAAGTCGATTCTGGTGTGGGCTTTCACCCAGGCCGAATGGCAGGTGGTGCTGGTCAACATGCGCCTGTTCATGGTCGGGCAATACCCCGTGGAACAGATCTGGCGCATCTGGCTGGCCGTCCACCTGGTGGCAGTGACCTTGGGGCTATTCTGGGGAGCCATGCTGGGCCGTCGCTATCTGCATGCCGGCGTGGTGGTGGCTGCCCTGCCCCTGCTGCTGGCCCTGGCGCCCAAGATGGCCCCTTCCGTGCGCCTCAATGTGGCCCTGTTCTCCGTGCTTGGGGTGGCCGCGTGGGCCTTGGGCTACACCCAACGGGAACGGCATTGGGTGCGCTGGCTCACCCGGTCGCTTCTCCTGGGGTACTTCCCCGTGCTCATCCTGTTGATTCGGGGCCTGGGGCCGGAAGGGTTCCTTCGCTATGTGCCCACCAACCTCTGGGGCGGTTTGCTGCTCACCTTCCTGCTCACCATCGTGGGCATCACCCTGTCCTTCCCCTTGGGCATCCTGTTGGCGCTGGGGCGACGCTCGACGCTGAAGGTGGTCCACCTGTTCAGCGTGCTTTACATCGAAATCATCCGTGGCGTTCCCCTGGTCACGGTGCTGTTCATGGCCCAGGTGATGCTGCCCCTGTTTCTCCCGCCGGGGATGACCATCGACCGGGTGCTGCGCGCCATGGCCGGCATCGTGCTTTTCAGCGCGGCCTACATGGCCGAGAATGTCCGCGGCGGGCTGCAGGCCATCCCCCGCGGGCAATACGAAGCCGCCTGGGCCATCGGGCTCAACGGCTTCCAAACCATGACGCTGATCATCCTGCCCCAGGCGCTACGCAATGTCATTCCGGTCATCGTGGGCCAGTTCATCGCCCTGTTCAAAGACACCTCACTGGTAGCCATCGTGGGCTTGCTGGATTTGCTGGGCATCGCCTCGACGGTGTTGGCCCAGCCGGAGTTCATCGGCAAGCAGCGCGAGGTGTATACTTTTATCGCGCTAATTTACTGGGTGTTTAGTTATGCCATGTCCTACGCCAGCCGCCGCCTGGAAGAGGCATTGGGCGTGGGTCAGCGATAG